A window of the Microbacterium sp. AZCO genome harbors these coding sequences:
- a CDS encoding glutaredoxin family protein, with amino-acid sequence MTTLTLIGKPDCHLCDVAREIVENVVADLPEGAVEVDERSIADDPALYELWWEKIPVILIDGSLHAHWRVSPDRLREALTAAAG; translated from the coding sequence GTGACGACCCTCACCCTCATCGGCAAGCCCGACTGCCACCTCTGCGATGTGGCGCGGGAGATCGTCGAGAACGTCGTCGCCGACCTGCCGGAGGGTGCGGTCGAGGTCGATGAGCGCTCGATCGCCGACGACCCCGCGCTCTACGAGCTGTGGTGGGAGAAGATCCCCGTCATCCTCATCGACGGCAGCCTGCACGCGCACTGGCGCGTCTCGCCCGACCGCCTGCGCGAGGCGCTGACCGCCGCGGCTGGCTGA
- a CDS encoding rhodanese-like domain-containing protein yields the protein MQTITVHELHGRTDVPLIDVREADEFAAGHVPGAVNLPMSSIGDRLHELPEGAFDVICQVGGRSARVVQALEARGYDATNVEGGTGEWAAAGYPIER from the coding sequence ATGCAGACCATCACCGTCCACGAGCTCCACGGCCGCACCGACGTGCCCCTCATCGACGTGCGCGAGGCTGACGAGTTCGCGGCAGGGCACGTGCCCGGCGCCGTGAACCTGCCGATGTCGTCGATCGGCGATCGGCTGCACGAGCTGCCGGAGGGCGCGTTCGACGTCATCTGCCAGGTCGGGGGTCGATCTGCGCGCGTCGTTCAGGCGCTCGAGGCCCGCGGCTACGACGCGACGAACGTCGAGGGCGGCACGGGGGAGTGGGCCGCCGCCGGCTATCCCATCGAGCGATGA
- a CDS encoding AURKAIP1/COX24 domain-containing protein, with amino-acid sequence MGSVIKKRRKRMAKKKHRKLLRKTRHQRRNKK; translated from the coding sequence GTGGGTTCTGTCATCAAGAAGCGCCGCAAGCGCATGGCGAAGAAGAAGCACCGCAAGCTGCTTCGCAAGACTCGCCACCAGCGCCGCAACAAGAAGTAA
- a CDS encoding helix-turn-helix domain-containing protein: MAELPDVRFLTVAEVAELMRVSKMTVYRLVHAGELPAVRFGRSYRVPESAVTEALQRPVADVG, translated from the coding sequence ATGGCCGAGCTGCCTGACGTGCGGTTCCTCACGGTCGCCGAGGTGGCCGAGCTCATGCGCGTGTCGAAGATGACCGTCTACCGTCTCGTGCACGCCGGCGAGCTGCCGGCGGTGCGGTTCGGACGCAGCTATCGCGTGCCCGAATCGGCGGTCACAGAGGCCCTGCAACGTCCGGTCGCCGACGTCGGCTAG
- a CDS encoding TetR/AcrR family transcriptional regulator encodes MSEPGELDLPRGIALAWGIAADPQRGPKREMSVERIVEAAVEIADAEGLAAVSMSAVASRLGYTPMSLYRYVSAKEDLVLLMQEEATGLPPASILEPDGWRERLERLYRELVNGYLRHPWVLDVPINGSPTTPNSAAWMDTGLSALADTPLSYDERLAVVLLITGHSYWTGRVLAGFARTQRTTGEGMADIVGREDALYRELVTQDAYPHLRAAIDAGVFLDETDPFAFSVARSLDGVAAYTASLAQGAPHEPQPEWITLPGAELAADKKFREAQRGVRDAERALREARRHERQAAREAAERLRRARTDS; translated from the coding sequence ATGAGCGAACCGGGCGAACTCGACCTACCGCGCGGCATCGCGCTCGCGTGGGGCATCGCCGCGGACCCGCAACGCGGTCCCAAGCGGGAGATGAGCGTCGAGCGCATCGTCGAGGCCGCGGTGGAGATCGCGGATGCCGAGGGCCTGGCCGCCGTATCGATGTCCGCCGTCGCCTCTCGGCTCGGGTACACGCCGATGTCGCTGTATCGCTACGTCAGCGCGAAGGAGGATCTCGTGCTGCTCATGCAGGAGGAGGCGACGGGGCTCCCGCCCGCGTCGATCCTCGAGCCGGACGGCTGGCGCGAGCGGCTCGAGCGGCTGTATCGCGAGCTGGTCAACGGCTACCTCCGGCATCCATGGGTGCTCGACGTGCCTATCAACGGCTCGCCGACGACACCCAACAGCGCGGCGTGGATGGACACGGGACTGAGTGCGCTCGCCGACACGCCCCTCTCCTATGACGAGCGGCTCGCCGTCGTGCTTCTCATCACGGGGCACTCGTACTGGACGGGGCGAGTCCTGGCCGGCTTCGCCCGCACGCAGCGCACGACGGGCGAAGGCATGGCCGACATCGTGGGGCGAGAGGACGCGCTGTACCGGGAGCTCGTGACGCAGGATGCCTACCCGCACCTGCGCGCCGCGATCGACGCGGGCGTCTTTCTCGACGAGACCGACCCGTTCGCCTTCTCCGTCGCACGCAGCCTCGACGGCGTCGCGGCATACACCGCGTCGCTCGCGCAGGGTGCGCCGCACGAGCCGCAGCCGGAGTGGATCACCCTCCCCGGCGCCGAGCTCGCCGCCGACAAGAAGTTCCGCGAGGCCCAGCGGGGGGTTCGCGACGCCGAGCGGGCCCTCCGGGAGGCGCGACGTCACGAGCGGCAGGCGGCGCGCGAAGCGGCCGAACGTCTGCGACGTGCCCGCACGGATTCGTGA
- a CDS encoding ATP-binding cassette domain-containing protein gives MDAAITVRGLHKAFGRQSVLAGVDLDVARGEIFALLGPNGAGKTTTISILTTLQRPDAGSAVVAGFDVASLPGEVQRRIALTGQSAAVDDVLTGIENLVMLGRLSGLTPRAARVRAGELLDRFELVDAATRRVRSYSGGMRRRLDLALSFVVAPEVLFLDEPTTGLDTKSRRELWEVIRTLADAGTTVFLTTQYLEEADHLADRVAVLNDGRIVANDTPAVLKSRIGGDVVELRDRHDSLLREVATDGSVSGLRRALDVLDESGAEGVVTLRRPSLDDVFLSLTSGGSAELVEESA, from the coding sequence ATGGATGCCGCCATCACCGTCCGCGGTCTGCACAAGGCCTTCGGGCGTCAATCGGTCCTCGCCGGGGTCGATCTCGACGTCGCCCGTGGCGAGATCTTCGCTCTGCTCGGACCCAACGGCGCGGGCAAGACCACGACGATCTCGATCCTCACGACGCTGCAGAGGCCGGATGCGGGCTCCGCCGTCGTGGCGGGATTCGATGTCGCCTCCCTCCCCGGCGAGGTGCAGCGCCGCATCGCGCTGACAGGTCAGTCGGCGGCCGTCGACGACGTCCTGACCGGCATCGAGAACCTCGTCATGCTGGGGCGCCTGTCGGGGCTCACCCCGCGCGCCGCGCGCGTGCGGGCGGGTGAGCTGCTCGACCGCTTCGAACTCGTGGACGCCGCGACCCGCCGCGTCCGCTCCTACTCGGGCGGCATGCGCCGGCGTCTCGACCTCGCGCTGAGCTTCGTCGTCGCGCCGGAGGTGCTCTTCCTCGACGAGCCCACGACCGGCCTCGACACCAAGAGTCGCCGAGAGCTGTGGGAGGTCATCCGCACGCTGGCCGACGCCGGCACCACCGTCTTCCTCACGACGCAGTACCTCGAGGAGGCCGACCACCTCGCCGACCGCGTCGCCGTGCTGAACGACGGCCGCATCGTGGCGAACGACACGCCCGCGGTGCTCAAGTCGCGTATCGGCGGCGACGTCGTGGAGCTGCGCGATCGGCACGACAGCCTTCTGCGCGAGGTGGCGACCGACGGGTCGGTGTCGGGTCTGCGACGCGCACTCGACGTGCTCGACGAGTCGGGCGCGGAGGGCGTCGTGACGCTGCGCCGCCCCAGCCTCGACGACGTCTTTCTGTCGCTCACATCCGGGGGCTCCGCCGAACTGGTCGAGGAGTCCGCATGA
- a CDS encoding ABC transporter permease, translating to MTALAAPAPLARPRIAGLTAESVFVRRSLTHSLRDGESLSMAIMLPVMLMLLFTWVFGNAIDPSGGYVDYVVPGIILLCAGFGAASTAVYVARDMSTGIIDRFRTMPLRSSAVLTGHVVASLARNLLATAVVIGVALLVGFRPTAGFWGWAGAIGMIALYILTITYLFAAIGLAAGSPEAASGYGFIILFVPYLSSAFVPVETMPDWLQWIAENQPVTPIIETIRGLLMGTPVGDEAWWALFWCLLILTISFVWGAWLFRRKAGRR from the coding sequence ATGACCGCGCTCGCCGCCCCGGCCCCGCTCGCCCGGCCCCGCATCGCAGGGCTCACGGCTGAGTCCGTCTTCGTCCGGCGGAGCCTCACGCACTCGCTGCGTGACGGGGAGTCGCTCTCCATGGCGATCATGCTCCCCGTCATGCTGATGCTGCTGTTCACCTGGGTGTTCGGCAATGCGATCGACCCGTCGGGCGGGTACGTCGACTACGTCGTGCCGGGGATCATCCTCCTGTGCGCCGGCTTCGGCGCAGCCTCGACGGCCGTCTACGTCGCACGCGACATGTCGACGGGCATCATCGACCGGTTCCGCACGATGCCCCTCCGCTCGAGTGCGGTGCTGACCGGCCACGTCGTCGCAAGCCTCGCCCGCAACCTCCTCGCGACCGCCGTCGTGATCGGCGTGGCACTCCTCGTGGGCTTCCGGCCCACAGCGGGCTTCTGGGGGTGGGCGGGGGCGATCGGCATGATCGCGCTCTACATCCTGACGATCACCTACCTGTTCGCGGCGATCGGGCTCGCGGCGGGCAGCCCCGAGGCGGCCAGTGGCTACGGCTTCATCATCCTGTTCGTGCCGTATCTGTCGAGCGCCTTCGTGCCCGTCGAGACGATGCCGGACTGGTTGCAGTGGATCGCCGAGAACCAGCCGGTCACGCCCATCATCGAGACGATCCGCGGCCTCCTCATGGGTACCCCCGTCGGCGACGAGGCGTGGTGGGCGCTCTTCTGGTGCCTGCTGATCCTCACGATCTCGTTCGTGTGGGGGGCATGGCTGTTCCGGCGCAAGGCCGGCCGGCGTTGA
- a CDS encoding metalloregulator ArsR/SmtB family transcription factor, translating into MADIFDVIADGTRREILQLLLARSADGQTGTSVSHIVHELGVSQPTVSKHLKVLREASLVSVREEGQHRYYSLSPAPLDEVDDWLVPFLVDDEVEDDFLASAAAAALPDSAAHAAEVVGRAAASAKHAVASAFKKLPGR; encoded by the coding sequence ATGGCGGACATCTTCGACGTGATCGCAGACGGCACACGGCGCGAGATCCTGCAGCTTCTGCTGGCCCGGTCGGCAGACGGACAGACCGGCACGAGCGTGTCGCACATCGTCCACGAGCTCGGTGTCAGCCAGCCCACCGTGTCGAAGCACCTCAAGGTTCTGCGCGAGGCGTCGCTCGTATCGGTGCGGGAAGAGGGGCAGCACCGCTACTACAGCCTGTCGCCCGCGCCGCTCGACGAGGTGGACGACTGGCTCGTGCCCTTCCTGGTGGACGACGAGGTCGAGGACGACTTCCTCGCGTCGGCAGCGGCGGCAGCCCTGCCGGATTCGGCGGCGCACGCGGCCGAGGTCGTGGGCCGCGCCGCGGCATCCGCGAAACATGCCGTCGCGAGTGCCTTCAAGAAGCTCCCCGGCCGCTGA
- a CDS encoding potassium transporter TrkG, protein MAADPVSPFSKFGTRRFFERLWDDLRGLTTSSPARFAVLVFAALVLVFTALLSLPAASASGERTPLADALFTAVSTICVTGLSTVDMGTYWSPFGQVIIFIGVNVGALGVLTLASILGLIISKRLGLRAKLIAAGDTNPMRAHGGPVNEGQTVRLGEVGLLLRTVALSTLIIEAGLAILMYPSILLAGVDPLVALWEAPYYAAMSFTNTGFTPNAGGLEPFATDYFFLTVMMTGVFLGSIGFPVILALWRTQWHIRRWSLHVKLTLITTVLLFFVGAAAFLALEYDNPKTFGSLGAWDTVFQSFFLSAMTRSGGFSVINVGDLNGSSLVVGSMLMFVGGGSASTAGGIKVTTLAVLALAVWSEAKGRQSVQAFGRRIPSDVQRVALSVVAWGATIVALSTIVITHLTRAHVEDVLFDVISGFATVGLSTGLTASLPDPAIYVMALTMFMGRVGTVTLAAAVAATSRSQLYSLPVERPIVG, encoded by the coding sequence ATGGCGGCGGATCCCGTCAGCCCGTTCTCCAAGTTCGGGACCCGGCGCTTCTTCGAGCGCCTCTGGGACGACCTGCGCGGGCTCACGACCTCCTCTCCCGCGCGGTTCGCCGTGCTCGTCTTCGCCGCGCTCGTCCTGGTGTTCACGGCGCTGCTGTCGCTTCCCGCGGCGAGCGCGTCCGGCGAGCGCACGCCCCTCGCGGACGCGCTCTTCACGGCCGTGTCGACGATCTGCGTCACGGGCCTCTCGACCGTCGACATGGGCACCTACTGGTCGCCCTTCGGCCAGGTCATCATCTTCATCGGCGTCAACGTCGGCGCCCTGGGCGTGCTGACGCTCGCCTCGATCCTCGGCCTGATCATCTCGAAGCGTCTCGGCCTGCGCGCCAAGCTCATCGCCGCGGGCGACACCAACCCGATGCGCGCGCACGGCGGACCCGTGAACGAGGGGCAGACGGTGCGTCTCGGCGAGGTCGGTCTGCTGCTGCGGACCGTCGCGCTCTCGACCCTCATCATCGAGGCCGGGCTCGCCATCCTGATGTACCCGTCGATCCTGCTGGCCGGCGTCGACCCCCTCGTCGCCCTATGGGAGGCGCCGTACTACGCGGCGATGTCTTTCACGAACACGGGCTTCACCCCCAACGCCGGCGGACTCGAGCCCTTCGCGACGGACTACTTCTTCCTCACCGTCATGATGACGGGCGTGTTCCTGGGCTCGATCGGCTTCCCCGTGATCCTCGCCCTCTGGCGCACCCAGTGGCACATCCGCCGCTGGTCGCTGCACGTGAAGCTGACGCTCATCACGACGGTGCTCCTGTTCTTCGTCGGAGCGGCGGCGTTCCTCGCCCTCGAGTACGACAACCCCAAGACGTTCGGCAGCCTCGGCGCCTGGGACACCGTCTTCCAGTCGTTCTTCCTCTCGGCCATGACCCGCTCGGGCGGCTTCTCGGTCATCAACGTCGGCGACCTGAACGGCTCGTCGCTCGTCGTCGGCTCGATGCTCATGTTCGTCGGCGGCGGCTCGGCCTCGACGGCCGGCGGCATCAAGGTCACGACGCTCGCCGTCCTCGCGCTGGCGGTGTGGTCGGAGGCGAAGGGCCGCCAGTCGGTGCAGGCCTTCGGGCGCCGCATCCCGAGTGATGTCCAGCGCGTGGCGCTGTCGGTCGTCGCGTGGGGCGCGACCATCGTCGCCCTGTCCACCATCGTCATCACGCACCTCACGAGGGCGCACGTCGAGGACGTGCTCTTCGACGTCATCTCGGGCTTCGCGACGGTCGGCCTCTCGACCGGGCTGACGGCATCCCTCCCCGACCCCGCCATCTACGTGATGGCGCTGACGATGTTCATGGGGCGCGTTGGTACAGTGACTCTGGCCGCGGCCGTGGCCGCGACATCACGTTCGCAGCTGTACTCGCTGCCTGTGGAAAGGCCGATCGTTG